The genomic window ACCGCGACTCGGGACATCCTTGAACGAAAGTCGCGGCGCTTTGGTCATCCCGAGGCCACCCTTTCAAGCAGCATGCGGCGTGGAGCGGCGTGCCGGGCGGTAATTCCTTAGATCAGGCGTATGTAGCAAATCAATAGGCTGAAGGCAAACCCGAACCGACTTCCCGGTTTTGTTTTCTCTCGTTCAGACCCGGCGGAGGCCCGACGGGCCGGCGGGCGGCCTGCGGGGAGCCCTCGCCGGGAGCTTCAGGCGGACCGGCCGCGGGGGATCTGCCCGGTCTCCCTCAGCCAGCCGACGGCATCCGCCAGCGCATCCCGGACGGGGCGAGGCCGGAGGCCCAGGACCGACAGGCTCCGGGACGGGTCGAAGTGCATGATCCGGCGCGCGAGGCGGACCCCGGTCACGGAGGCGCGCGGAGCCCCGCCGCCCGCCCGGTCGGCCCAGAACTCGCTCGCGTACGCGACGGCCAGCCCCACGCCGTAGGGGACGCGCCAGCGCGGGGCCGGCACGCCGCAGAGTCCCGACAGGACCTCGAGCAGCCCCGCGAGCGTGAGGTTCTCGCCGGCCAGCAGGTGCCGCCGTCCCGGCTCGCCCCGCTCCATCGCCAGCACCAGCCCCGCCGCCGCGTCCCGCACGTCGATCAGGTTCAGGGTGCAGTCCATGATCACGGGCAGCTTGCCGCGGCAGAAGTCCAGGATCAGCCTCGTCGGGGGCGAAAGGCCGCGGTCCCCGGGCCCGACGGGCATCGTGGGGTTCGCCACCACGACCGGGGCGCCCCGCCGGGCCATGTCCATGGCCGCGTTCTCCGCGCGCAGCTTGGACAGGCAGTACGGGCCCACGGCGTCGGATTCCTTGATGTCCACGTTCTCGTCGATCGGCCCGCCCCCCCGGTGCCGGGTGAGGATGCTCTCCGTGCTCGTGTGGACGACGCGGTGGGCGCCCGCCTCCAGCGCCAGCTCCAGCACGTTGACGGCCCCGCGGTGGTTCACCGCGTCGAATTCCCCCCGGTCCCGCACCCACAGGTTGGGGTTGGCGGCCAGGTGGTAGACCTGCGACGCCCCCCGGAGCGCCGGCTCGAGCGCGTCGCGGTCGCGGATATCCGCGAAGCGGACCTCGACGCCGGCGGGCAGCCCCCCCACGTCCGCGCCCGGCCGCTCGATCACGCGGACCTCCCGCCCGGCCTCGACGAGCTGCCTCACCAGGTGCCCGCCGATGAATCCCGCCCCGCCGGTGACGATCGCCAGGCCGCTCATGGGACCTCGTACAACTCCTGCTCGGGCCCCACGGCGATCGGCCGGCCGAGCACGCCGGCCCGGGCCCACCCGGCGAACCGCTCGGGGGTGACGAATGCCGTGAAGCCGTAGCCGCCGGGCGCCCGGTGGCGGCGGACTTCCTTCCAGTCCACGTAGACGTGCGTGATCCCCCGCCCCCGCAGCGCCCGGCGGAAATCGTCGTCGGTGCCGGACGCGAGGCCCTCGATCGTCTCCGGGTCGAAGACCGTGTTGTAGACCACCTCGTGGCCGACGTGGAAGACCGCGGCCTGGCCGACGAGGAGCACCTTGGCGCCCGGCGGCAGCTCCCGGTCGATGGCCGCCAGGGGCGGATTGAGCCGCCTCGGCAGGTCGTGGCGGAGCGTCGCCAGGTCCCCGGTCCACTCGTTCAGGCCCGTCAGCGCCGTCGAACAGTCCACGAAGTTGCAGACGACGCCCGTCGCCAGGATGAAGCCCCGGAGTGCCCGCCAGGCCGAACCCGGCGACCAGTCGCCGCCGACGCCGGCGAGGATCGCCAGCCCGGGGAGCAGCGGCAGCCAGAACCGGTCCAGCCGGTGCGTCAAGAGCCACCACGTGAGGAACAGATAGGCCGTGTAGCCGAGGATCGCCAGCACGAGCCGCCGCGATCGCCGGGCCGCCAGCGCCAGCGGGGCGAACGCCACGTAGAGCGGCGACTGCCAGTCGGACCGGCCGGCGACGTCCACGACGGATCCGGCCAGGGCGCCGGCCTCGACGGGCCTCGGGCCGTGGGCCCTCGCCCATTGGGCCTCGCGGGATTCATCCCAGGGGTGGCCGCCGAAGACCCGGTATCCCAGCGGGTACACCGGATTCCCGTGATCGACGACGTTCTTGCCGAGCCAGGGGACCATCACCAGGGCCCAACCGAGCCCGTACGCCAGCAGCGGCCGGGCCGACCGCCGCCGCCACGAGTCGGCCAGGGCGAGCAGCCCGAAGGGGATCACCGCGGAGATGAGCGCGGGGTACTTGCACGCCATGGCCCCGCCCGCCAGCAGGCCCAGCAGCCCCCACCACGGCCCGCGGGGTAACTGCGGATCCTCCCACGCCAGGATCGCCGCGGCGAGGAGCGCCGCGTGGTAATAGCAGAGCGGGCCCTCCACGTAGGCGATCACCGCCAGCCGGTAGATCCAGGGCGTGGACAGGTAGACGACCGCCGAGAGCCAGGCGGCCCTCGGCGACGCGACCCGCCCGGCCGCGCCGGCGATCAGGACCGCGGCCATGGGCGCGAAGAGCGCGACGAGGAGCTGGCCCGCGAGCGCCCCCCACCACCAGTCCCCCATCACCTCCATCGCCAGGAGGTGGAGCATCTCGACGCCGAACGGCATGTTCGTGTAGACGTTGTGCGGCAGGTCCGCGATCCGCCCGGCGAGGTAGTACTCCTTGGGCCCCTGGATGTGATACTCCAGGACGTCGAAGTCCACGGAGGGCAGCATCGCGCCGAGGGCCATGATGATCACGAACGGGACGGCGATCGCCGCCGGCGGCCAGAGTCCCGGCGGCCAGATGCCGCCCCCCTCCCCGCTCGCTGCCCGCCGCCTCCAGCTCACCGCCAGGCCCGCCGCGGCGACCGCCGCCAGCCCGATGCGGACGGGCGGGGGCGACAACAGGCCGAGCCGCCCGGCCAGGAGCGTCAGCACCCCGAGCCCGGAAGCCCCCACCCCGAAGGCGACCGCCACCCGCTCCGCGGCCCGGAAAGGCCCGCGGATCCTCAGGGCGGCGAGGGCCAGCTCGCCCAGGCCGACGGCCGCGAGGGCGATGAGGCCGGCCGCGGCCGCGATCGGCAGCCGCTGCGGCAGGTTCTCGACGTGGCTCAATTCCTCCGCGGCCTTGCCCAGCAGCGACTCCGACCAGGGCGTATCCGGGACGACGTGCGGGAAGGCCTTCAGCAGCAGGAGCCCCCGCCGCAGCGTCCCCTGCTCGCGGGGGAAGTTGGGCATCGGGACGATGAGGAACCAGGCCAGCCAGGCGAGCTCGAGCGCGACCAGGGCGACCATCGCCGCGGCCGGCACGCCGCCGCGGGCCCTCCCCGGCGCCCCCGGGGCGGTCGCCGGGCCTCGCCCCTTCGCCGCGTCCCTCGGCGAGGTGCGTCCGGTCGCGCTCACAGCGTCGGCCCGATCGTCCAGGGGGCGAACTCCTCCTCGCCGACCCCCAGGCGCTCGCTCTTCGTCGGCTCGCCGCCGGCCACCTCGAGGATGCGATCGAAGAGCCGACGTCCGACGGCCTCCACGGGCTCGCCGTCGAGGATCGTCCCGGCGTCCATGTCCATGTCGTCGGCCATCCGCTCGTACATCGGCGTGTTCGTCGCCAGCTTGATGCAGGGGGTGGGCCTCAGCCCCAGCACGCTGCCCCGGCCCGTCGTGAACACCAGCACGTTGGCGCCCGAGGCGACCAGGCCGGTCGTGCACGGCGGATCATAGCCGGGCGTGTCCATGAAGACGAGGCCGGGCTTCGTCACCGGCGCCGCGTACTCGACGACGTCCACCATCGGGGTGGAGCCGGCCTTGGCGAGGGCCCCGAGCGACTTCTCGTAGATCGTCGTCAGGCCGCCGGCCTTGTTCCCCGGGGACGGGTTGTTGTCGATCTTCGCGCCGAAGACGCCCGTGTACCACTCCCACCACTTGATCCTCCGGACGAGCTTCTCCCCGACCTCCCGGGAGACGGCCCGGCGGGTCAGCAGGTGCTCGGCGCCGTAGATCTCCGTGGTCTCGCCGAGGACGGCCGAGCCCCCGTGGGAGATCAGCAGGTCCGCCGCGGCCCCGAGCGCCGGGTTGGCCGTGACGCCGGAGTTGCCGTCGGACCCGCCGCATTCCATCGCCAGGCAGATCTTCGAGGCCGGCTGCTCGGTCCGCTCCCAGGCGTTGGCCGCGGGGAGCAGGTCGCGGACGGCCCTCACCGCCGCCTCCACCGTCCGGGTGATGCCGCCTTCCTCCTGGATATTGAGCACGGTCGGGGCCGGGCCGCCGTCGTGACGGCCCTTCGCCCCCCCCGCCCCCGGAGGCGGCAGGAGGGTGAGCTGCCGGGTCTCGACCAGGTGCTGGGCGTAGGCCCCCTCGCAGCCGAGACCGACGATCACGTACGCGGCCACGTTGGGATGCCGGGCGAAGCCGGCCAGCACGCGCTCGAGGATCCCGTGGTCCTCGCCCTCGAAGGGCAGCCCGCAGCCCCCCTTGTGCGTGATCGCGAAGACGCCGTCCACGTTGGGGAACTCGTCCCGCAGGCGGGAGTCCCGGAAGCGGTCGGCGATCAGCCGCGAGGCGCTCGCCGAGCAATTCACGGTGCTGATCACGGCGATGTAGTTCCGCGTCCCGACCCGGCCGTCGGGCCGGAGGAACCCGCGGAAGGTCCGGGGGCGGTCCGGCGCGGGGACCGTCGGCCTCTCCGCGGCGTAGGCGTAGTCCCGCTCGAACAGGTCCGCCCGCAGGTTGTGGACGTGGACCAGCGCCCCCGCGGCGACCGGCCGCGAGGCGAAGCCGATGATCTGGCCGTACTTCCGCACGGGCCGGCCCTCGCCGATGTCCCGCACGGCGACCTTGTGGCCGAGGCCGATGGGCTCCCGGGCCGTCACCCGACCCCCGGGCAGCTCGATCGTCGCGCCCGCCGGGATCGGCCTCGCGGCCACCGCCACGTCATCCTCCGCCCGCAGCAGCACACCCCGCGGATCGTCGCTCGACATCGCCTGCCCCCGCTATTGCCCCTCGAATCCGACCGTGCCTCCAGGATACCGCCGCCGGGGCCGGCGGGTGAAGCGGCGGGGAGGAACGACCGCGGATCGCGGTGGAACCGCGAGGGGCCCCCGGGCGTCGCACATGATAGGGACTCCCCCGCGCGAGGAAGCAAGTG from Aquisphaera giovannonii includes these protein-coding regions:
- a CDS encoding NAD-dependent epimerase/dehydratase family protein, producing the protein MSGLAIVTGGAGFIGGHLVRQLVEAGREVRVIERPGADVGGLPAGVEVRFADIRDRDALEPALRGASQVYHLAANPNLWVRDRGEFDAVNHRGAVNVLELALEAGAHRVVHTSTESILTRHRGGGPIDENVDIKESDAVGPYCLSKLRAENAAMDMARRGAPVVVANPTMPVGPGDRGLSPPTRLILDFCRGKLPVIMDCTLNLIDVRDAAAGLVLAMERGEPGRRHLLAGENLTLAGLLEVLSGLCGVPAPRWRVPYGVGLAVAYASEFWADRAGGGAPRASVTGVRLARRIMHFDPSRSLSVLGLRPRPVRDALADAVGWLRETGQIPRGRSA
- a CDS encoding glycosyltransferase family 39 protein — its product is MSATGRTSPRDAAKGRGPATAPGAPGRARGGVPAAAMVALVALELAWLAWFLIVPMPNFPREQGTLRRGLLLLKAFPHVVPDTPWSESLLGKAAEELSHVENLPQRLPIAAAAGLIALAAVGLGELALAALRIRGPFRAAERVAVAFGVGASGLGVLTLLAGRLGLLSPPPVRIGLAAVAAAGLAVSWRRRAASGEGGGIWPPGLWPPAAIAVPFVIIMALGAMLPSVDFDVLEYHIQGPKEYYLAGRIADLPHNVYTNMPFGVEMLHLLAMEVMGDWWWGALAGQLLVALFAPMAAVLIAGAAGRVASPRAAWLSAVVYLSTPWIYRLAVIAYVEGPLCYYHAALLAAAILAWEDPQLPRGPWWGLLGLLAGGAMACKYPALISAVIPFGLLALADSWRRRSARPLLAYGLGWALVMVPWLGKNVVDHGNPVYPLGYRVFGGHPWDESREAQWARAHGPRPVEAGALAGSVVDVAGRSDWQSPLYVAFAPLALAARRSRRLVLAILGYTAYLFLTWWLLTHRLDRFWLPLLPGLAILAGVGGDWSPGSAWRALRGFILATGVVCNFVDCSTALTGLNEWTGDLATLRHDLPRRLNPPLAAIDRELPPGAKVLLVGQAAVFHVGHEVVYNTVFDPETIEGLASGTDDDFRRALRGRGITHVYVDWKEVRRHRAPGGYGFTAFVTPERFAGWARAGVLGRPIAVGPEQELYEVP
- a CDS encoding UxaA family hydrolase, translated to MSSDDPRGVLLRAEDDVAVAARPIPAGATIELPGGRVTAREPIGLGHKVAVRDIGEGRPVRKYGQIIGFASRPVAAGALVHVHNLRADLFERDYAYAAERPTVPAPDRPRTFRGFLRPDGRVGTRNYIAVISTVNCSASASRLIADRFRDSRLRDEFPNVDGVFAITHKGGCGLPFEGEDHGILERVLAGFARHPNVAAYVIVGLGCEGAYAQHLVETRQLTLLPPPGAGGAKGRHDGGPAPTVLNIQEEGGITRTVEAAVRAVRDLLPAANAWERTEQPASKICLAMECGGSDGNSGVTANPALGAAADLLISHGGSAVLGETTEIYGAEHLLTRRAVSREVGEKLVRRIKWWEWYTGVFGAKIDNNPSPGNKAGGLTTIYEKSLGALAKAGSTPMVDVVEYAAPVTKPGLVFMDTPGYDPPCTTGLVASGANVLVFTTGRGSVLGLRPTPCIKLATNTPMYERMADDMDMDAGTILDGEPVEAVGRRLFDRILEVAGGEPTKSERLGVGEEEFAPWTIGPTL